The proteins below are encoded in one region of Gopherus flavomarginatus isolate rGopFla2 chromosome 12, rGopFla2.mat.asm, whole genome shotgun sequence:
- the ZNF750 gene encoding zinc finger protein 750 has protein sequence MSLLKERKPKKPHYIPRPPGKPFKYKCFQCPFTCNEKSHLFNHMKYGLCKNSITLVSEQDRVIKCPKSSSLEPKQINQIEPTAKSTSKSITNGLSNLDSKPQYAFAKDDAKENVELQNQTTNKSAQGQKLVIQKELTPASTTAESVINIQPGLDGIVRPSAFVPVGEHRHSKGPETNEVPEMISLSNSNTKSLPFHAKSAFHAPNHPWKTGSTFIPPEFPHKISPTKGFGPIPPYMHTMIPEYSPPFYEHGLAIYAPYLLSSNSPECENSVLSVYGTQDQRHFLPHPGSLPKPINPSSYEHYRLLPQYHSSPPMPYGFCRPTDPPFYRFPHVAGISRDTSSHLMEETTLLYPTSSSPSQQYSLSSHKKQTDYEKEIALLHAKNHSKEDPNERENAKMSPRAGSAATGSPGRPSPTNFTQTSHVCEGLFDLSNKSSSTVTGKYDQQEENFSAFRLARKSIDQSTLLQNVQNQQDRDSSISIHVTGEDTYVQTESQAKNEASLSNTEDDTGITPLNLSKKPDIHTGVVHEHLYKNASKMEIQSFIDLQDMPLNLSVKDSYTTVSLKTSFQHSSHDAGTATTPNNENENSEDVYNTMNANSACDKPSFTAQSTEVQDLRVIDNSDEQKQTAAVALCQLAAYSPSKLRLDNEEQSSQDCSTPCTEPTLGSSDTQDNHRSHKAKGQKRTNQKESAKTQQGSKRVRPNDCSRVLTLRKRTRIS, from the exons atgagtctTCTCAAAGAGCGTAAACCAAAGAAACCTCACTATATCCCAAGGCCTCCAGGAAAACCATTTAAATATAAGTGTTTTCAGTGCCCCTTTACTTGCAATGAGAAATCTCACCTTTTTAACCATATGAAGTACGGTCTCTGTAAAAACTCAATTACTTTAGTATCAGAGCAGGATAGAGTTATCAAGTGCCCAAAGTCCAGTTCCTTGGAGCCCAAACAGATCAATCAAATAGAACCAACAGCTAAATCAACTTCTAAATCTATCACAAACGGTCTATCAAATCTTGACTCTAAGCCCCAATATGCTTTTGCAAAAGACGATGCCAAGGAAAATGTAgaattacaaaatcagacaacaaATAAATCAGCTCAAGGGCAAAAGCTCGTAATACAGAAGGAATTAACTCCTGCCAGTACTACAGCAGAAAGTGTAATCAACATACAGCCTGGTTTGGATGGCATTGTAAGGCCCTCAGCTTTTGTTCCTGTAGGAGAGCACAGACATAGTAAAGGCCCAGAAACTAATGAGGTTCCTGAAATGATATCGCTGTCTAATTCAAACACCAAAAGCTTGCCTTTTCATGCAAAGTCTGCATTTCATGCTCCGAACCACCCATGGAAAACAGGTTCTACTTTTATCCCACCAGAATTTCCACATAAAATTTCTCCCACAAAAGGCTTTGGTCCCATTCCACCTTACATGCATACAATGATTCCAGAGTATTCACCCCCTTTTTATGAGCATGGACTGGCTATCTATGCACCTTACTTGCTTTCAAGTAACTCACCAGAGTGTGAAAACTCTGTGCTGTCTGTCTATGGGACCCAAGATCAACGACATTTTCTTCCCCACCCTGGATCACTCCCAAAGCCAATAAATCCATCATCATATGAGCACTACCGATTACTTCCACAATATCATTCCAGTCCCCCAATGCCATATGGATTTTGCAGACCAACAGATCCTCCATTTTATAGATTTCCACATGTAGCTGGTATTAGTAGAGATACAAGTTCTCATCTAATGGAGGAAACTACCTTGCTGTACCCAACTTCTTCAAGTCCATCTCAACAATACTCATTAAGCTCCCATAAAAAGCAGACTGATTATGAAAAAGAAATTGCACTGCTGCATGCCAAAAACCATTCAAAAGAAGACCCAAATGAAAGAGAGAATGCCAAAATGAGCCCCCGTGCAGGGAGTGCAGCAACAGGCTCACCTGGTAGACCCAGCCCAACTAACTTCACTCAGACAAGCCATGTTTGTGAAGGCCTGTTTGACCTCTCTAACAAATCATCTTCCACTGTAACTGGGAAGTATGACCAACAGGAAGAAAACTTCTCAGCCTTCAGACTTGCGAGGAAAAGCATAGATCAATCAACTCTACTTCAAAATGTGCAGAACCAGCAAGATCGAGATTCATCTATCAG CATTCACGTCACTGGGGAAGATACATATGTTCAGACTGAAAGTCAAGCAAAGAATGAGGCCTCTCTGTCCAACACAGAGGACGACACAGGGATAACGCCGCTTAATCTTTCAAAGAAGCCTGACATACACACAGGAGTTGTTCATGAACACCTGTACAAAAATGCTTCCAAAATGGAAATTCAGAGTTTTATTGACTTGCAAGATATGCCTCTGAATCTCTCAGTGAAAGATTCCTACACCACCGTCAGCCTGAAAACTTCATTTCAGCATTCATCACATGATGCTGGGACTGCCACCACTCCaaacaatgaaaatgaaaattctgaAGATGTATACAACACAATGAATGCTAACAGTGCCTGTGACAAGCCTTCTTTCACAGCACAGAGTACTGAAGTCCAAGATTTAAGAGTAATCGACAATTCTgatgaacaaaaacaaacagcagctgttGCTCTTTGTCAGCTAGCTGCATACAGTCCCAGTAAACTAAGACTGGACAACGAAGAGCAAAGTTCTCAAGACTGTAGTACTCCATGTACAGAGCCTACCCTCGGTTCTTCAGATACTCAGGATAATCACCGCAGTCACAAAGCAAAAGGACAAAAAAGGACAAATCAAAAAGAATCAGCAAAAACACAGCAAGGGTCTAAAAGAGTAAGACCCAATGACTGCAGCAGAGTGCTTACTCTAAGAAAGAGAACACGAATATCATAA